CACTGACCACTGTGTCTCGATACCAAATATCTCGGTGAGGCAGCCCCGGGTATTGCGTTGGCCAATCAAAACTTGTACAGTAATGTCTCGCGAACTCTTATGCATGAGTAGGTATCTCAGCGGATCGAGGTGGGGGAAATGAATCGACGGCGAGCCGATACAGTAGTCAGTGGCTTGGTCGCCGCCGTCCTCGTCGTCGGCGGTGTGCTCAGCTGGCAAGCATATCAGCAACAGCAAGCCTTCGACCAGATGGGATCGATGATGGGCACGTCGATGGGGTCCGTTCACGGAACAAATCCACTCTGGTACATCCTCGGAACCTTCCTCGTCTCGGCTGTCATCGGTGGGGGGTATCTCGTGATTCGGGATGAGGTCACCAGCATAGACGTAAACGACCGCTCACAGGATGAAATGGCGAATCCGACCGATCCTGAGGAAGACGAATCGCCAGAGGTAGCTATCCAATCGAATGGTGCCATCAATCCGGAGTCTCAGCCACAGGCTCGCGTGTTAGACCTCTTGCCGGATGATGAGCGACGGATCCTCGAACCGGTCATCTCCTCGCCCGGGATCACACAGGTCGAACTCAGGGATCGGTCGAACTTCTCGAAGAGCAAAGTAAGTCAGACGGTGAGCGCTCTCGAGAAGCGCGGGCTGCTGTACCGCGAGCGCCAGGGGCGGACATATCGCATCTATCCGAGCGACGACTTACAACGGAAACAGGCGAACTAGTGGACTGTTCCCACGAGTCCAGACCCGTGCTAAAGTTGTTCCACTGTCACAACCTGTACCATCTCGATGCAGGGATGGCGCGTGTCGTGAGATACGTCGAGTGACTCGGTTGAAGACCCGGTTTCAGATCGTTCACACTGCCGTTCGTGTGGTCGTGGTCCTGTCTGGGAGAAGGGGAGAGTGCCAATCCGGCGAATTCGAGCCGGATGAACGATTCCATTCCTGAAAAACGGTTAGAGCGCCCTATATACGTTCTAGAACGTTCTCCTGCGCGAATTCACACCCACGTCGATAACTCCCGAGCAGTCCTACGAGTAACCGAGGAGAAAGACAATGACCAACTTCAAACTCGGCCGCTGGCTGCTCGTGGCGCTCGCGATCGTCGGACTCGCGTTCGCTGCCCCCGTGGTCAGCGCACACGGCAACGAAACGACCGCAGACGACGCGCCCACGGACAATGCCACCGCAGATGAATGGGCCACTTGGATGGAGGCACAGATGACCGAACACATGGGCCCTGGTAGCGTCGAGTGGATGGAGTCGCACATGGGTGTGACCGTCGACGAGATGGCCCAGGACACGGCTGACGAGGAATACCACGGCGGGGCTGACGACGAGTACCCCGGTGGGATGTACGGGCAGGGCCACTGCTGACGGCCCTGACCGTTTCGATCGCTCCAACTGAACACCGCGATTCACCAGCTCAAGATAATGACGCAACTCACCACTCACATCGCACGCACTGCTCGTCGACTCGCGATACTCTCCGTCCCGCTGCTGGTCGCGGCGACTGGAACGGCTGCTGCCCACGGTAGTGGGAGCTACGGCGGCGGTATGATGGGCGGCTGGGGCCTCTTCGGCGGAACGATGGGGCTCTGGGGACTCCTCTGGATGGGGGCCCTCATCGCCGTCCCCCTCTACATCGTCTACGCGCTCCTCAACCGAGGATCCGGTGGGAACGAAGAGCAGTCGCTGTCGGTTCTCCGCGAGCGTTACGCCCGCGGTGAGCTCTCGGACGACGAATTCGATCGACGGCGAAAACAGCTCGAACGTACCGGATGACTGGAACAGTTGCTGTTCCAGCCGATACATCACACTCCCAACGCCCGCCGTTGCGGCACCCAACCGTTAACCCCGTGGACGGGGTATAATATTACATGGAATACACAATACAGACTTCAGTCACTGGCGATTTCGACGACATCGTCGACACAACGGTTGCTGCGCTCAAAGACGAAGGGTTCGGCATCCTCTGTGACATCGACATCCAAGCGACACTCAAAGAGAAACTCGACGAAGAATTCCGCCAGTATCGCATTCTCGGTGCATGCAATCCCCCGATGGCATACGAGGGACTGACCGAAGAAATCGAACTCGGCGCACTCCTCCCGTGTAACGTCATCGTCTACGAAACCGATGACGGCGATATCGTTGTGAGTGCCGTTGATCCAAAGCAATTGGTCGGTATCGCGGACAACGATGCGCTTGACTCCATTGCGACCGAGGTCAACGAGCGTTTCGAGCGTGTTCTCTCGGCCGTCACCGACGAACTAGGATCCACGTTGGAGGCCTGATCTTCGATGGCTTCATCGAACCAACTCGACACCACGACAATCGTTCTCCTGATACTCGGAGCGATCATCTTGCTCCCGTTGCTCACAATGGGGATGGGATTCGGCGGGATGATGGGGTACGGTGGGATGATGGGTCAGTATGGCGGTACTGGTGGATGGTGGCCGCTCGTCGGGATGCTCGTCCCGCTCATCTTCCTCCTTATCCTCCTCGGCGGTGGCTACCTCGTCTTCCGGCGCATGAGCGAAACGCAGACGTCTCGAAATCCCGCGATGGAGGAACTCCGCACGGCATACGCTCGTGGGGACCTCACTGACGAAGAGTTTGAATCCCGCCGCGAGAGACTCGAACGGTCGGAGTGAGCCAACGAGTACGCACCAAGGTGCGTATTCCCACGCCTGTGTGATCGAATTCGTGATGCTACTCCTGATCGCCACTGTGTGAGCGCACCTTCAAATCGAAGAGATGGAGGCCTCTCAGCTTACGATTCTGAATAGTAATGTGATTAAGTCCCAACACAATAGTATACTATGTGACCGAAGTCATCCTCTTCACTCAAGAGACGTGCGGAGCATGCGCAACACAACGGGAGAAAAACGAGGGCATCGAGGACGAATACCCCGACGGCGAGTTTCGAGAGGTCGACATCCAGAAAGATCTGGAAACGGCCGAAAAGTACGGCGTCCGGAAGACGCCGACGACATTCGTCTACGCGAACGGTGAACAGACCGCTGAATTCATTGGCATCGTCGACCGGAACGACCTCGAGTCAGCTATCGAGAGCGCGACCCAGCAGTCATCTGGATTCGCCCAGCGCCTCGTCGATGTCGTGCGTGGATAACGAACCAGCGACCGATTCAACTCATATGACGAACTATAGTCGACGTCAGTTCCTGGGAGTGCTCGGTACCGGCGCAGTCGCCAGCACAGGCCTCTCTCAGCCAGCGAGCGCACAGGAGACGCCCGTCGTGAAGATGGGCAACAACTACTTCGACCCGATCGGGTTCCACGTCGAACCCGGCACGACCGTTCGCTTCGAGATAGCTGCCGGAGCACACTCGGCGACGGCCTACGAGAACCGGATTCCATCCGACGCCAATGCATTCGATAGTGGCGTCATCTCGTCGAGAGGGTTTGAATACACGTTCGAGGAACCGGGCACGTACGACTATGTACCTCGCGTGTGCGATCGCCAGCGATGCCGCCATTTGGAGCGACGATTCTGACTTCGACAAACAGGACCTGGTCGATACGTACTCGACGGGTGACGTGATCAACTCGTTTGACACGCTCTAACTCTGCGGACCCGTCTCTCAGTTCCACGCGCGTACACACGCAAAGATGACTGAATCACTGAATCGCCACTATACAGCGCCCCAAATTGGTCAGTATAGGCATACGATGTATGCGTGAAGTTGGCACTGTCTAGTTCAGCACCTCGTCGGCTGGCGTTCGTCTGTCGAGCGATTGGTGCGGTCTCTGATAGTTGTAGTAATGTACGAACTGTTCAATTCACTCGCGTGCGCTCGCCCGACTGCCAACCCATGAGTTATGAAAACGGTCAACTCGCATTTTGAGGGTATGAAACCACTTTTCGATGAGGTTTCGGTCGGTGTAGTTCACTTGACCGTTCAATCCTAATCGAGCAAGAGCAGTCCGATAGCCGAATTGATCAACGAGAAACTCAGCGTCCGAGAGATCGTGTTTCTCACGAAGTTCATGCAGAAATGCAGCCGCCGAATCGGTACCGTGCCGACCGAACAACGCGACATCGAGGATCAGCTTTGACTCGATGTCTATTGCGGCATACACCCAAGACCATTTTTGTACGCAATCGCGGATGGGAGCCGTTGTGTCAGCTTCTTTCTCTCCATGTTGTCGAGAGGTGTTTACAACTCCTCAACCGAAATCTCGTCAAGGCGTCCCACTACCGCTTTCTAAGCTGCTGTATTTTTCCGTAATATGAATGAAGTTCGCAAATGTGAGGAAGATGCATTTCCCTGTGAACTCTGGATCTCGACCCTGGAGGAGGGCTTCAATACCTTCTCTCTTGTCCTCAGTTGCGAACAATTGGATGAACAGTTCAGACACATATTCAAGTCCTTCTTCAACTCCCATCCGAGAACTCGCTTTGATCGCTTTCTTGGCGAACTCAAGTGTAATTGGACTCTTCTCAGCCATTGAACTTGCAAGATTATAGATGGCGTCCGTGTCGTATACCACATCAACTAGTCCAATCTGTCTGGCTTCCTCAGCACCGATCAACTCCCCGGAAAGAATAAGTCGCATGGCCTGACCTTCTCCGACGAGGTGTACGAGTCGCTGGGTGCCACCACCACCGGGGATCAACCCGAGGTTGATTTCCGGCTGTCCGAGTTTCACTCCGGTCTCAGCGATCCGGACATCACAGGCTTGTGTGAGTTCACAGCCACCACCGAGTGCATGGCCGTTAATCCAGGCGATGACTGGGATTGTTGCATCGTCGACAGTTTCATAGATCCGCGGCCGCTCGCTGGCCGCACGTTGTTTGACAAGATCCCGATCCTTGAATTCAGTGATATCTGCTCCTGCGACAAATGAACCGGATCCCCTGCCACCAGTGAGCACAAGCACTCGAATATCGTCATCCTCTTCCGCGGCTTTCACGGTAT
Above is a genomic segment from Natronorubrum aibiense containing:
- a CDS encoding multicopper oxidase domain-containing protein is translated as MLKLFHCHNLYHLDAGMARVVRYVE
- a CDS encoding thioredoxin family protein produces the protein MTEVILFTQETCGACATQREKNEGIEDEYPDGEFREVDIQKDLETAEKYGVRKTPTTFVYANGEQTAEFIGIVDRNDLESAIESATQQSSGFAQRLVDVVRG
- a CDS encoding SHOCT domain-containing protein gives rise to the protein MASSNQLDTTTIVLLILGAIILLPLLTMGMGFGGMMGYGGMMGQYGGTGGWWPLVGMLVPLIFLLILLGGGYLVFRRMSETQTSRNPAMEELRTAYARGDLTDEEFESRRERLERSE
- a CDS encoding DUF302 domain-containing protein; translated protein: MEYTIQTSVTGDFDDIVDTTVAALKDEGFGILCDIDIQATLKEKLDEEFRQYRILGACNPPMAYEGLTEEIELGALLPCNVIVYETDDGDIVVSAVDPKQLVGIADNDALDSIATEVNERFERVLSAVTDELGSTLEA
- a CDS encoding helix-turn-helix transcriptional regulator; the encoded protein is MNRRRADTVVSGLVAAVLVVGGVLSWQAYQQQQAFDQMGSMMGTSMGSVHGTNPLWYILGTFLVSAVIGGGYLVIRDEVTSIDVNDRSQDEMANPTDPEEDESPEVAIQSNGAINPESQPQARVLDLLPDDERRILEPVISSPGITQVELRDRSNFSKSKVSQTVSALEKRGLLYRERQGRTYRIYPSDDLQRKQAN
- a CDS encoding SHOCT domain-containing protein, translating into MTQLTTHIARTARRLAILSVPLLVAATGTAAAHGSGSYGGGMMGGWGLFGGTMGLWGLLWMGALIAVPLYIVYALLNRGSGGNEEQSLSVLRERYARGELSDDEFDRRRKQLERTG